AGAATTAGATAAAGGATCAGAAACATCGCTGACTATATTATCATGAAGTGCCAAGTGTGTGAGCacatgactcgtaccaccttTTTCGCTGCAGTGATGACTTTCGTCCGCCAAGTTATGACTGATTTGGAGCGActgcaaggggatctcgcatTTAGGCCCGTGGCGAGATCGAATGATGTctcgcgggcaccaggagcattaatgtattcttgattttacttgagtCTATACCTTTTAGTCGGAGTCCGTAAGTCAGTTAGTGAGTCTGTATTGTCATTATGTTGTTGGAGTCTGTTGTTTTCCTTTTGAGTCTTTTAGTTTTGAATCGTTCAAAGAATTTCCTTTTTATGAGAagaattgaaaatcccaaaatattttgctATTCATTTTTTACACTTTATTTTCCCAGAActatgctcggtctgattcatgcggggtcatcatacgtaggcaatctccataggattcgaccacaaccaaagaaaaagaataaaatggaaaaCGAAAAAGGGGGAAGAAAGGGTAGGTgtgagtaacaataaaagggaaaggtaataaataggaaaagccgggatgacacaagcaaccaagcaaatgcatgatagaaatgactaattgcctaggtgcattgcatttcTATGTGCGGTTGCCTATTCGTTAAAGCTCTAAGCACTAACAAGTTTTGTTGTTGATATCAGAATTCAAGCAGCATACTGGCAACCCATCCATACGACACTAGATCCAAAGGtgaaataatcatgtctatcctAGATGTAGACACCAGTGTCATCGATCCTTCGAGAGAAGGGGAGGAGTTGGATGTCAATatcatgaaagaagagatgtacaaattgaaacaacaaatggccgaaatgtatcaggcctgaGCTAAAGGACAACCACCATCAGCTTACCcggctaaccctaccttcactccaccaTCGGTTCAAcctcaggatcatcctgccactgatatatccccgagctttcccatttaccaacactaccggggcaccacttctcatacgccacagtctccaccccctaaaccaattccataccctcctccaccagtaactcttgtcttcgtagcacctccaccagctatactccacaaatctcctagcgagccaatatttcaggcccaagacaaccaatactaccTCTCGGatcccactttcaaagctccagaaactcattcctatactcctcgttttgactttctgatagaagctgataaaccatcCAAAAATCCTAAAAAGGAAAAGATGTTAGGGAaatcaaaagcttagaacaatcattcagggaCATGCGGGGATTGGGAGGACAAGTAAGTATGGCCTACAAAGACCTATGTTTGTTTCTGAatgtgcaattgccggcaggCTTCAAAATtcccaagtttgatctatacaacGGGCATGGTGATCCAGTATCCCACTTAAGggttttttgtagcaagatgaggggagcgggaggaaaagatgaattgttaatggcttacttcagtcagagtttgagtggatcagcattggaatggtatacgccaagaccatggaagatggtacacatggtaTGATCcggcgcaagcatttgcttgtcacttccaatacaatcttgagatcattctagATCGGTTGTCCTTGAATAAACTGGAGAAGAAGCatagtgaaagtttcagagaatatggtttccgatggagggagaaagcagcaagagtagatcccccaatgaaggaaagtgagatggtagattacttcctactgGCTTTAGAACCTTCCTACTATGGCCATCTGGTCTCAACTATGGAAAAGttattcaacgaagtggtgaagatggggggcaaggtagaagaaggcctcaagtcgaataaaatcatgaactATTCGGCTGTCAAAgcaactactcaggctattcagggaggcataggagggattgggaaaaagaagagagaggacacgacaatggttgattcaggaacttggtccggatccagaggttcactttaccactacaatcaacctcaactccaccaacaaacttatcaccacaatccaccccaacactactatcccctaccagaacctcattttttcgTCCACCATGCACatgcatacaaccaacctcctgcccatACGCAATGGCATGCTCCCGCTCcacaaaatacttatccacatccacaAGGACCAAGTTTCCAGCCTAGTCAACCATTCAAgtgtgaaaggttgcagaaacagAAAACCTTTACTTCGTTGGGAGAGTCATAcactagtttgttccacaggctaagacaACTGGATATGCTGAGGCtgatacagtccaaactgccaaatcctcctccaaagaatcttgactatactgtcagctgtgagtattgttttgGTACTCCGGttcatgatacagagaagtgatggaacttgaaaagtgcgatacaggagcttactgataccaatagaattgaagttcaagctctcGAAGCACCTAATATTAACAGGAATCCAATGCCAGCTCACCAAGAGGCAAATATGATTGAAATAATGCATGCGTAGGGAAAGCTCAGGAAACagtcacagaccgtcatgatgattcggtctaagACATTTGAACAATCAGCAGGTGAGAAGTTGGTTCTCAAGtcgagcaaaaagagtgttgagccatcttTGGCAGTTGAAAAAGGGTCTTCGAGCAAGGTTGCAACGAAACAAGAAGGGATAAAGGTGATTGTACCTGGAGCAGTTAGCCAACCtgtcataatcgtggaaggtgcctgcgcagatcgggttattatcaagctggtaacccagttaccaataatcaacagcaaggtcgttccttggaattatgaacgagtggtAGTGACGTATAAAGGGAAAGAAGTTatagaagaagtttgtgaagcccATGGGttgactcgttcggggagatgctttgtccccgaagagttaagaaaagccAAGATCCCCAAGGACAACCCGGTGTTAGTAAAGAAAGCTGTGACagaagaggaagcagaagagtttttgagaaaaatgaaaatgcaaaactattctgttgtagagcagttgaggaaagcgcctgctcagatctcattgctctcattgctaatccatttaGATGAGCACCGTCGGTCGCTGATGAAAATCATGAATGAGGCCTATGTTCCCGACAAGACCTCTATAAACCATCTAGAGAAGATAgcaaacaaaatatttgaggtgaacagagtTACTTTCTTCGATGATGAGTTGctcgtggagggtactgagcataatagGGCCCTTTATCTAACGGTAAAATGCGAAGATTCTATGGTTACCAGAGTTCTGGTCGACAATgggtctagtgcgaacatttgACCTCTCTTCAcgttgaacaagctgaaagtggaaaatgatagaattcacaagaataataTTTGTGTTCGGGGGTTCGACGGCAGGGGCAAAGATTCAGTAGGCGATATATTACTGGAACTAAAAATAGGGACCGTTGAGTTCACTATAGAATTCCAAGTGTTGGGTGTGGCAGTTTTTTACAATCTTTTGCtggggcgaccctggattcatACCGCCAAGGCAGTCCCGTCTACTTTGCATCAGATGCTTAAATTTGAATGAGACAAACAAGAAATTGTGGTGCACGGTGAGGATAATGTGTGCCcaaagtgatgccatcgtaccttTCATCGAAGTTGAAGACGATAAAGGGCCATGTGTATATCAGATATTTGACGCAGTATCAGTTGAAAAGATCCCAGAGGGGAAAAGCATTCCAAATCTGAAGATAACCGCCACCTCAGTCAGGGTGGcctttgaaatgttgaagaatggatTTGTACTAGGCAAAGGTTTGGGTTCATCTCTGCAGGGCATCATACAGCTGGTGTcttttcctgaaaacttgggaacatttggtctgggattcaagcccactgccgcaGACATAAGAGGAGCCAGAAAGTTAAAACAGAGGgaatgggtccttccaaagccagtcccacgtctctctagatcatttgtcaagtccggtaccagaaaacgaccggtaacaacaattcccagtcCTGTGATTGATCTTgataaggagttaattgaaagatttgagaagttgttcgacggtgtgaacatggtggaaattggagaacaTTCTAGAAACGTgaaagtgcaatttgtcgggccaaaaacaaagcttaacaattggagggctactcctctccccactcgaaaggagttttggtagtttattttgattttccttcagtttgtctgggttattccagggttgtaatctagatTGTTATCTTTCAGtatgtttgagtgtgcaaaccttgttatcttttatcattcaataaaatgcaatttcccttttctttatcgttcctgatggttttccttttttttttcttttcttttctgtacagttctttttacgctggttctaatgacatggtatgcatgaggaatcctTAGCCCAGTCTTAAACATCAATCTGATTTTgaaataagaattcaagaagtaGAATGTGatgacgaatcagaatatgatgaggatgaggcttttgaagagattagtaaggaattaaatcactttgaaggaaaacccaaacccaacatgaatgatacagaagccatcaatttaggggacacagataatattagagagactaaaataagtgtccaccttgaaccaaagatcagggaagagataatcaaagcactgattgaatacaaagatatttttgcatggtcatacgccgacatgccaggtttgagcactgatatggtggtccacaaattacccactgatcagGCATTCCCTCCCATTAAGCAAAAATTGAGAAAtttcaaaacagatatgagtgtgaacattaaggaagaaatcaccaagtagttggaggcaaaggtcattcggatCACACGATATCCCATTTGGTTAGttaatgttgtgccagtaccaaagaaggacgacaagatcagagtatgcgttgattaccgcaatctcaacaaagcaagtccaaaggataatttcccactacccaatatccacattttgatcgataattttGCCAAGCGTGaaattggatcttttgtggatttctATGCAGGATAtta
This genomic stretch from Nicotiana sylvestris chromosome 9, ASM39365v2, whole genome shotgun sequence harbors:
- the LOC138877395 gene encoding uncharacterized protein, giving the protein MAYKDLCLFLNVQLPAGFKIPKFDLYNGHGDPHWNGIRQDHGRWYTWYDPAQAFACHFQYNLEIILDRLSLNKLEKKHSESFREYGFRWREKAARVDPPMKESEMVDYFLLALEPSYYGHLVSTMEKLFNEVVKMGGKVEEGLKSNKIMNYSAVKATTQAIQGGIGGIGKKKREDTTMGKLRKQSQTVMMIRSKTFEQSAGEKLVLKSSKKSVEPSLAVEKGSSSKVATKQEGIKVIVPGAVSQPVIIVEGACADRVIIKLVTQLPIINSKVVPWNYERVVVTYKGKEVIEEVCEAHGLTRSGRCFVPEELRKAKIPKDNPVLVKKAVTEEEAEEFLRKMKMQNYSVVEQLRKAPAQISLLSLLIHLDEHRRSLMKIMNEAYVPDKTSINHLEKIANKIFEVNRVTFFDDELLVEGTEHNRALYLTVKCEDSMVTRVLVDNGSSANI